A window of Corallococcus macrosporus DSM 14697 contains these coding sequences:
- a CDS encoding DUSAM domain-containing protein, with amino-acid sequence MPTQREWDAVKDLSRRITDPVQPFLTPETRALIEATAHDVGIPQGETARALQDDESAASLVREIASRITNGSRRLSRTLVEVDRRRDAGDTDGARQLLQDALAVEVVPHYMNILNTYLRAVDGDS; translated from the coding sequence ATGCCCACTCAACGAGAATGGGATGCGGTCAAAGACTTGAGCCGCCGCATCACCGACCCGGTTCAGCCCTTCCTCACCCCCGAGACGCGCGCACTTATCGAGGCCACCGCGCACGACGTAGGGATTCCACAAGGTGAGACGGCACGAGCGCTCCAGGACGACGAAAGCGCCGCCTCCCTCGTCAGGGAGATTGCGTCCCGCATCACCAATGGTTCGCGCCGCCTGTCCCGCACGTTGGTTGAAGTGGACCGCCGTCGCGATGCCGGGGACACAGATGGCGCCCGCCAACTTCTCCAGGATGCCCTCGCAGTCGAAGTGGTGCCCCACTACATGAACATCCTGAACACCTATCTTCGAGCAGTCGACGGCGACTCATGA
- a CDS encoding DUSAM domain-containing protein, with amino-acid sequence MSDELDWDPIRALARRVLHNGEPLTLTDDVKALLARTATEVGIGGADAARALATEAGALDLLSESSRRIGEGSDRLMDALYRAKRYRLAGDFDSARQEMRNVLAVEVVPHYRKIAESQLKGLDDEP; translated from the coding sequence ATGAGCGACGAACTCGACTGGGACCCCATTCGCGCGCTCGCGCGGCGCGTGCTCCACAACGGAGAGCCGCTGACGCTGACCGATGACGTGAAAGCACTCCTGGCACGCACCGCTACCGAAGTAGGCATCGGTGGCGCCGATGCTGCGCGCGCTCTCGCGACAGAGGCGGGCGCCTTGGACCTCTTGAGCGAGTCCTCGCGGCGGATTGGCGAGGGCTCAGACAGGCTCATGGACGCTCTTTATCGGGCGAAGCGCTACCGGCTGGCCGGAGACTTCGACAGCGCCCGCCAGGAAATGCGGAATGTGCTCGCCGTCGAAGTGGTGCCGCACTACCGAAAGATAGCCGAAAGCCAGCTCAAGGGCCTCGATGACGAGCCCTGA